A window of Kocuria sp. TGY1127_2 genomic DNA:
GTGTAGAAATCCGACATCACTCTGTTCCCGGGGGCGTCCACCATCGCCGCATGAAACCGCTGATCTATAGAGATGAAGTCCGGGACCGTCTCCGAGGAGACCTGAAGATTCGCCTGTTGTTCCAGGAGGTCGGACATGGTTTCGAAGGGCACTCGGCCGGAGGCGAGAACCTGGCGGGCCGCCTCGAGCTCAATGAGGGTACGCATTTCCATCGTCTCCCGGATTGCCCGATCATCGCTCGGACGCACGTAGGCACCTCGATGGGTAATGAGTTCCACGAGTCCGTCGGAGGCAAGCATGATGAGCGCCTCGCGGATGGGAGTGCGGGAGAGCCCGAACTTGTCGACGAGATCTCCCTCATTGAGAAAGGTTCCTTGCACGGACGGGTCGGTCAGAACGAGATCACGCAGACGATCGTAGGCGTTCTGGCGTGCTGTGGGTCCCGTTAACTTCTGCATGATTCACAAGCCTACCGGTACCGGACCATGACGAACCCGGTGCCCACCGCATCGGACACACCGGAAGCACATCACACGAAATCGCAGGACGAAGACACATCCGAACACGATGAAGGAGCAGAACAATGAAGGCAGCACTCGTGCAAATGAATTCGGTGGCGGACCCCCGTGCGAACTTGCGCACGATCGCCGACCGCACGGCAAAGGCAGCGAAGAACGGCGCCAGCCTCGTCGTCTTCCCCGAAGCGACACAGACTCCATTTGGCACGGATCTCATGGCTGCCGCCGAGGAACTCGGTGGCCCTTGGACAACGCGCCTCGAGGCGATCGCCCGCGAGAACGGGGTTACCGTGATCGCCGGTATGTTCCGCCCCGGAACCGACGGCACCGTGAAGAACACGCTCGTGGCCCGTGGCGTTGATCCCGAGGGCACCGCCGTAGCCGCGCATTACGACAAGGTCCACCTGTTCGACGCGTTCGGGCACAAGGAATCAGATTCCGTCTCGCCCGGCCAGACGATCCGCACGTTCTCATTCGGTGATCTCACCATAGGGCTGGCCATCTGTTATGACGTGCGGTTCCCTCCCCTCTTCACGGCGCAGGCGCGCTCGGGTGCGGACGCCATCGTCGTGTCCGCATCGTGGGGGTCCGGCCCCGGGAAGATCGAACAGTGGGAATTGCTCGGTCAAGCAAGAGCATTGGATGCGACGGCATACGTACTCGCGTGCGGCCAGGCGGATCCGAGGATCACGGGTGCCCCAGCAGCCCAGGACAGCCCGACAGGAGTGGGACATTCGTACGTGGCAGGTCCGAAGGGAGAATTGATCGCTTCCGCCGACGCCGGTGACGAAATCATCTACGCGGAGCTGTCTCCCCACGTCG
This region includes:
- a CDS encoding GntR family transcriptional regulator, whose product is MQKLTGPTARQNAYDRLRDLVLTDPSVQGTFLNEGDLVDKFGLSRTPIREALIMLASDGLVELITHRGAYVRPSDDRAIRETMEMRTLIELEAARQVLASGRVPFETMSDLLEQQANLQVSSETVPDFISIDQRFHAAMVDAPGNRVMSDFYTRLRVMHVRFGISATWTSSQRPAEVLEEHTRILEALRAGDAAETEVAIRHHIERTQCLLLHETPIP
- a CDS encoding carbon-nitrogen hydrolase family protein, giving the protein MKAALVQMNSVADPRANLRTIADRTAKAAKNGASLVVFPEATQTPFGTDLMAAAEELGGPWTTRLEAIARENGVTVIAGMFRPGTDGTVKNTLVARGVDPEGTAVAAHYDKVHLFDAFGHKESDSVSPGQTIRTFSFGDLTIGLAICYDVRFPPLFTAQARSGADAIVVSASWGSGPGKIEQWELLGQARALDATAYVLACGQADPRITGAPAAQDSPTGVGHSYVAGPKGELIASADAGDEIIYAELSPHVVRQTRAAIPVLANSLLEGEVAVVAE